CCTGAGCCGGGTGGGACACGAGGGCACAGGTGAGCCCCCGGCCCCACGCCgctcccctgctgcaggtgtgCCGGGAGCAGGacctgctcctcttcctgcagGACCACCCCGCCTTCTCCCTGGCACCTGAGCAGCGATTCCAGCTCACCGGGGTGGAGGAGGTAAGTGGAGGGGGTCATTACAGCAAGGTGGGGTCTGCACAGCCACCCCCTTGTCACCCCCATGTCCTTGCCCAGGTGtgcctgctgccaccagcagaCGACGGGGCCAGCCTGGAAAAGGAGGCGCGGCGCTGGGCCACGCGGGTGGCCCGGGAGCGCAAGAACAGGGCACACAGCGAGGAGGTGGGTGTTGTCCTGCCCCACGGAGCGCcggggggctcagggagggGCTTTTGCAGCCCCTCACCAGCTGCCACCACCCTCTGAGCTGTGGGTGcctgcccaggtgctgcagcGGCTGGAGGCCAGGcggcagcaggggctggaggcGGAAGCAGCGGCCGTGGAGCGGCAGATGGAGGAAGTGAAGGAAAACATCCGCAAGGCAGAGGTGGGACCCCCAGGCAGGGAGCTTGCGGTGACATCGAGGTCTGTCACCCCCAGGGTGAGGGAGGTAGGGACAGGGAGGGGTGGTGGCTGGGATGCTGCACTTGGGGTGTGTTTCTGGGGATGCCACCACGcctggggatggggagatgGGGTTGGGACACTGCCAGCGATGTCCTGGGCACTGTGACAATGAGCGGTGTCCCCAGGTGAGCCGAGTGAAGGCCGAGGCACGGCTGGCACTGCTGcgggcagcagggctggacgTGGACGCCTGGCTGGCTGGGGCCATGGTGGGGACAGGCGAGGAGACCCCCACGGGGCTGGACCCGGCCGAGTTCGATGACTACGAGGACAGTGATGAGCCGGATGAGGACGATGAGCCGGGGCCTGCTGCTCGCACCTACCCCTACACCTGCCGGGTGATCTTTGGCTACCAGGTATGGCCCTGCCTGCCCGGCCCTcaccctgcctgcccagggatggcagctcagcctctctgccactctgtccccatctcctgcagggctgccaggcagATGAGCTGTCCATCAGCCAGGGTGAGGAGCTGGAGATCATCGAGGATGGGGACGCAGAGGAGTGGGTGAAGGTGGGAgcaggctgagccccctccATACTGAGGGACACCTTCTGGAGGTCCCCAGGCTGGCCCCACTCTGAAGCCTGGGATGTTCACGTGGTTTCTGCTTCCTCAGGCTCGGAACAAGGCAGGGCAGGTCGGCTACGTCCCCGAAAAGtacctgctgtccctggggtgtGACTCAGGGGCTGGGCTTGGCCCCCCAGGCCCCTCTGCCTTGCACCGCCAGCTCTCCAGCATCATGGCTGCAGAACTGGTGCTGGAGCCTGGAGGTGGGTGCCGGgcatcacccccaccccagggaggggggcaggaTCCAGAGGGTGCTgagccccctccctgccctccccacagcctggctggtgCGAGCCCTGTACGACTACGAGGGGCAGAGCCCCGAGGAGCTGAGTTTCCCCGAGGGGGCCATCATCCGGGTGCTGCCCCGCGCCGCCGGTGAGGTGGACGATGGCTTCTGGACCGGCGACTTCGATGGCCGCGTCGGCGTCTTCCCCTCCTTGGTGGTGGAGGAGCTCACCGGGGCCCGGGAGGCAGCCGGGCAGGTTGGTGGCAGGAGGGTCATTGTGTCACCCTGGCACTTCCATGAGTGCTGGGGTGAAGACCCCCTTCCCACCATGCCCATCCTTCTTGGCTGTgtcttcccaggagctgccatcACCATCCCCTCCACCCTTCTCCCCTCCTGGCCTCGCGCCCGGGGCCAGCCtggtccccagccctgctcctgagaCAGCACTGGGAGGTGAGTGCTGGG
This is a stretch of genomic DNA from Vidua chalybeata isolate OUT-0048 chromosome 15, bVidCha1 merged haplotype, whole genome shotgun sequence. It encodes these proteins:
- the FCHSD1 gene encoding F-BAR and double SH3 domains protein 1 isoform X2 produces the protein MQPPPRKVKLTQELRVHLLEQLSGLQSKQQRDAELLEDIRSYSKQRATIDREYGQALQRLASQFVKRDWQRGRGEAGDSRSVAAVWKGVIEGTAHAGQVRVTASESYRALAAEVARSARLSKERTLKKGIERLQKAQVELLETVKELDKAKKQFSHLQRSSEVAKDKAADVEARLRRSDRRIFHTKASLQKLSAKFSARLAEHSRQLAGVQNEYSFALVSASAHLQHYQRVELPAAMQALDGDLYERLREHLSAASRTEVETCRATRDWFQGIVEASALVCREQDLLLFLQDHPAFSLAPEQRFQLTGVEEVCLLPPADDGASLEKEARRWATRVARERKNRAHSEEVLQRLEARRQQGLEAEAAAVERQMEEVKENIRKAEVSRVKAEARLALLRAAGLDVDAWLAGAMVGTGEETPTGLDPAEFDDYEDSDEPDEDDEPGPAARTYPYTCRVIFGYQGCQADELSISQGEELEIIEDGDAEEWVKARNKAGQVGYVPEKYLLSLGCDSGAGLGPPGPSALHRQLSSIMAAELVLEPGAWLVRALYDYEGQSPEELSFPEGAIIRVLPRAAGEVDDGFWTGDFDGRVGVFPSLVVEELTGAREAAGQELPSPSPPPFSPPGLAPGASLVPSPAPETALGGCRQDGTGSGQSSPDLAATRLRPLRAPPPPPGRAPEPDPELHFS
- the FCHSD1 gene encoding F-BAR and double SH3 domains protein 1 isoform X1, with the protein product MQPPPRKVKLTQELRVHLLEQLSGLQSKQQRDAELLEDIRSYSKQRATIDREYGQALQRLASQFVKRDWQRGRGEAGDSRSVAAVWKGVIEGTAHAGQVRVTASESYRALAAEVARSARLSKERTLKKGIERLQKAQVELLETVKELDKAKKQFSHLQRSSEVAKDKAADVEARLRRSDRRIFHTKASLQKLSAKFSARLAEHSRQLAGVQNEYSFALVSASAHLQHYQRVELPAAMQALDGDLYERLREHLSAASRTEVETCRATRDWFQGIVEASALVCREQDLLLFLQDHPAFSLAPEQRFQLTGVEEVSGGGHYSKVGSAQPPPCHPHVLAQVCLLPPADDGASLEKEARRWATRVARERKNRAHSEEVLQRLEARRQQGLEAEAAAVERQMEEVKENIRKAEVSRVKAEARLALLRAAGLDVDAWLAGAMVGTGEETPTGLDPAEFDDYEDSDEPDEDDEPGPAARTYPYTCRVIFGYQGCQADELSISQGEELEIIEDGDAEEWVKARNKAGQVGYVPEKYLLSLGCDSGAGLGPPGPSALHRQLSSIMAAELVLEPGAWLVRALYDYEGQSPEELSFPEGAIIRVLPRAAGEVDDGFWTGDFDGRVGVFPSLVVEELTGAREAAGQELPSPSPPPFSPPGLAPGASLVPSPAPETALGGCRQDGTGSGQSSPDLAATRLRPLRAPPPPPGRAPEPDPELHFS